The Halogeometricum rufum genome has a segment encoding these proteins:
- a CDS encoding acyl-CoA synthetase — translation MSNGHNLTDYDATRESFSWDDVYAEADWDAPERLNVAHETVDRHAEDREKVALYQVGTDGELTKTTFWELADRSSQFANVLAELGVERGDRVFSYMPRIPEHYVALVGTLKHGAVWGSVNERFGPDGISYRLDDCDASVVVTTTDNRDTVAEALTDAPSVEHVVTVDRGGGAPVDDIAFGPALDDASTTHEAADTGGEDDALLYYTSGTTGLAKGVLHKQRWIAGVAATQQYAVDLQPGDLYWSTGDLGWLTGAINTLGAWFWGASLFTYEGEFDPEAWVELLDEYPVDVLFSVPTAYRMLRERDELLADADVDLRHALSIGEPLSAGVVEWGRETLGVTILDTYGQTETGNMIINNYPTMDLKPGSMGKPLPGIEADIVDPDTGEVLDPGETGEIAERGDYPCFFAEYWNKPEQTADCFVDGPSGEWYLSGDLAYKDEDGYFWFEGRADDVILSSGYRIGPFEVESALGEHEAVAESAVVPKPHRERGNIVKAYVVLSEGTEPSEELKEDIKNHVKTELSAHEYPREIEFRDELPKTVTGKIRRTELRDETEG, via the coding sequence GTCGGCACCGACGGCGAACTGACGAAGACGACGTTCTGGGAGTTGGCCGACCGGTCGAGCCAGTTCGCCAACGTTCTGGCGGAACTCGGCGTCGAACGCGGCGACCGCGTCTTCTCGTACATGCCGCGCATCCCCGAACACTACGTCGCCCTCGTCGGGACGCTCAAACACGGCGCGGTCTGGGGGAGCGTCAACGAGCGGTTCGGTCCCGACGGCATCTCCTACCGCCTCGACGACTGCGACGCCAGCGTCGTCGTCACCACGACCGACAACCGCGACACGGTGGCCGAGGCGCTGACGGACGCGCCGTCGGTCGAACACGTCGTCACCGTGGACCGCGGCGGCGGCGCGCCCGTCGACGACATCGCGTTCGGCCCCGCGCTCGACGACGCGAGCACGACGCACGAGGCCGCCGACACCGGCGGCGAGGACGACGCGCTCCTCTACTACACTTCGGGGACGACGGGGTTGGCGAAGGGCGTCCTCCACAAGCAGCGCTGGATAGCCGGCGTCGCGGCGACGCAGCAGTACGCCGTGGACCTGCAACCCGGCGACCTCTACTGGAGCACCGGCGACCTGGGCTGGCTGACCGGCGCGATAAACACGCTGGGCGCGTGGTTCTGGGGCGCGTCGCTGTTCACCTACGAGGGCGAGTTCGACCCCGAGGCGTGGGTCGAACTGCTCGACGAGTACCCCGTCGACGTCCTGTTCTCGGTCCCGACGGCGTACCGGATGCTCAGGGAGCGAGACGAACTGCTGGCCGACGCCGACGTGGACCTGCGGCACGCGCTCTCCATCGGCGAACCGCTCAGCGCCGGCGTCGTCGAGTGGGGTCGCGAGACGCTCGGCGTCACCATCCTCGACACGTACGGGCAGACGGAGACGGGGAACATGATAATCAACAACTACCCGACGATGGACCTCAAGCCGGGGTCGATGGGGAAGCCGCTCCCCGGCATCGAAGCCGACATCGTCGACCCCGACACCGGCGAGGTGCTCGACCCGGGCGAGACCGGCGAGATAGCCGAACGCGGCGACTACCCGTGCTTCTTCGCGGAGTACTGGAACAAGCCCGAGCAGACGGCCGACTGTTTCGTGGACGGTCCCAGCGGCGAGTGGTATCTCTCCGGTGACCTCGCGTACAAGGACGAGGACGGCTACTTCTGGTTCGAGGGCCGCGCCGACGACGTCATCCTCTCGTCGGGCTACCGCATCGGCCCGTTCGAGGTGGAGAGCGCGCTCGGCGAACACGAGGCCGTCGCGGAGTCGGCCGTCGTCCCCAAACCCCACCGCGAACGCGGCAACATCGTCAAGGCGTACGTCGTCCTCAGCGAGGGGACCGAACCGTCCGAGGAGTTGAAGGAGGACATCAAGAACCACGTGAAGACCGAACTCTCGGCCCACGAGTACCCGCGAGAGATCGAGTTCCGCGACGAACTGCCGAAGACGGTCACGGGCAAGATTCGTCGCACCGAACTGAGAGACGAGACCGAGGGCTGA
- a CDS encoding DsbA family oxidoreductase, giving the protein MSDADSPDRITVYSDYVCPFCYLGRESLRQYQATREDELEIDWHPFDLRSQKRNPDGTIDHSVDDGKDDDYYEQAKENVRRLQEKYDVEMDLDIATDVDSLPAQVVSYYVKEHYDYETWLAFDEAVFDALWQDGADIGDEAVLVELAADAGVAGEEVRSALSDEALREEVRRTFGEARQQGVTGVPTFAYDGYGARGAVPPEHLKRLVEGT; this is encoded by the coding sequence ATGAGCGACGCCGACTCTCCGGACCGAATCACCGTCTACTCCGACTACGTCTGCCCGTTCTGCTATCTCGGGCGCGAGTCGCTGCGACAGTATCAGGCGACCCGCGAGGACGAACTCGAAATCGACTGGCACCCGTTCGACCTGCGCAGTCAGAAGCGGAACCCCGACGGCACCATCGACCACTCGGTGGACGACGGCAAGGACGACGACTACTACGAACAGGCCAAGGAGAACGTCCGTCGCCTCCAGGAGAAGTACGACGTGGAGATGGACCTCGACATCGCCACCGACGTGGACTCGCTTCCCGCGCAGGTGGTCTCGTACTACGTGAAGGAGCACTACGACTACGAGACGTGGCTGGCGTTCGACGAGGCGGTGTTCGACGCCCTCTGGCAGGACGGCGCGGATATCGGCGACGAAGCGGTACTCGTCGAACTCGCCGCGGACGCCGGCGTCGCGGGCGAGGAGGTCCGGTCGGCGCTCTCGGACGAGGCCCTCCGCGAGGAGGTCCGGCGGACGTTCGGCGAGGCGAGACAGCAGGGCGTGACCGGCGTGCCGACGTTCGCCTACGACGGGTACGGCGCCCGCGGCGCGGTGCCGCCCGAGCATCTGAAGCGGTTAGTCGAAGGGACGTAG
- a CDS encoding oxidoreductase encodes MTSKWTADDVPDCSGKTMVVTGANSGLGYEATRALAAKGAHVVMAVRSPERGREAARDVREAVPDADLTLARLDLADLDSVRRFADWFRAEFDDCHVLANNAGLMAIPRRETEQGFEMQFGVNHLGHFALTGLLLDTLRDTEGETRVVAQSSGLHENGEMDFSDPMGEESYDKWDAYAQSKLANLLFAYELQRRLELAGVDDVVSLGCHPGYADTNLQRRGPEMEGSFVRKLGMGLANRAFAQSAEMGALPLLYAATADDARGGTYVGPTGFQNMRGHPGENESSEASRDEDDAHRLWELSEHLTGVTYGI; translated from the coding sequence ATGACCTCCAAGTGGACTGCCGACGACGTCCCCGACTGCTCGGGGAAGACGATGGTCGTGACCGGCGCGAACAGCGGACTCGGCTACGAGGCGACGCGAGCGCTGGCGGCGAAGGGCGCTCACGTCGTGATGGCGGTCCGGAGTCCCGAACGCGGGCGCGAGGCCGCCCGAGACGTCCGCGAAGCGGTGCCCGACGCCGACCTCACGCTGGCCAGACTCGACCTCGCGGACCTCGACTCCGTCCGCCGGTTCGCCGACTGGTTCCGAGCGGAGTTCGACGACTGCCACGTCCTCGCGAACAACGCGGGCCTGATGGCGATTCCGCGCCGGGAGACCGAACAGGGCTTCGAGATGCAGTTCGGCGTCAACCACCTCGGCCACTTCGCCCTCACCGGCCTCCTCCTCGACACCCTCCGCGACACCGAGGGCGAGACGCGCGTCGTCGCCCAGTCCAGCGGCCTGCACGAGAACGGTGAGATGGACTTTTCGGACCCCATGGGCGAGGAGTCGTACGACAAGTGGGACGCCTACGCCCAGAGCAAACTGGCGAACCTCCTGTTCGCGTACGAACTCCAGCGACGACTGGAACTGGCGGGCGTCGACGACGTGGTGAGCCTCGGCTGTCACCCCGGTTACGCCGACACGAACCTCCAGCGTCGCGGGCCGGAGATGGAGGGGTCGTTCGTCCGGAAACTGGGGATGGGGCTCGCGAACCGCGCGTTCGCGCAGAGCGCCGAGATGGGCGCGCTCCCCCTCCTGTACGCCGCCACCGCCGACGACGCCCGCGGCGGGACGTACGTCGGCCCGACCGGCTTCCAGAACATGCGCGGGCACCCCGGCGAGAACGAGTCCAGCGAGGCGTCGCGCGACGAGGACGACGCCCACCGACTGTGGGAACTGTCGGAGCACCTGACCGGCGTGACGTACGGCATCTGA
- a CDS encoding isoaspartyl peptidase/L-asparaginase, which produces MRVIVHGGAGGVPDDPEPRQETVDHAAATGASRADPVDAVEAAIRVMESDPAFNAGVGGAVQSDGRVRTDAGVMTSARETGAVAGMPGVEHAVSAARAVMEETPHVFVAGEPAVDVAADFGVETGVDLFTDETRQRWDEADPPAGSPRDHLSWLDDKFGQSSATASNDADLSDHDTVGAVAFDGEAFAAATSTGGRWFALAGRVGDVPQVGSGFYAAPAGAASATGAGEDIAKTTLTRRAVRHLERGEDAQSAADLAIEEFGELTGSGAGVIVAGREGVGSAFNTDGMQTGVAER; this is translated from the coding sequence ATGCGAGTCATCGTTCACGGCGGGGCGGGCGGCGTCCCGGACGACCCGGAACCCAGACAGGAGACGGTGGACCACGCGGCGGCGACTGGCGCGTCTCGGGCTGACCCGGTCGACGCCGTCGAAGCGGCCATCCGCGTCATGGAGTCGGACCCGGCGTTCAACGCCGGCGTCGGCGGGGCGGTCCAGTCCGACGGACGGGTGCGGACGGACGCGGGCGTGATGACGAGTGCCCGCGAGACGGGTGCCGTCGCGGGCATGCCGGGCGTCGAGCACGCCGTCTCCGCCGCCCGCGCCGTGATGGAGGAGACGCCGCACGTCTTCGTCGCGGGCGAACCGGCGGTGGACGTGGCCGCCGACTTCGGCGTCGAGACCGGAGTGGACCTCTTCACCGACGAGACGAGGCAGCGCTGGGACGAGGCGGACCCGCCGGCGGGGTCGCCGCGCGACCACCTGTCGTGGCTCGACGACAAGTTCGGGCAGTCGAGCGCAACCGCCTCGAACGACGCGGACCTCTCGGACCACGACACCGTCGGGGCCGTCGCCTTCGACGGGGAGGCGTTCGCCGCCGCCACCTCCACCGGCGGGCGGTGGTTCGCCCTCGCCGGCCGCGTCGGTGACGTGCCGCAGGTCGGGTCCGGGTTCTACGCCGCGCCCGCGGGGGCCGCCTCCGCGACGGGCGCGGGCGAGGACATCGCCAAGACCACGCTCACCCGCCGCGCGGTCCGCCACCTCGAACGCGGCGAGGACGCCCAGTCGGCCGCCGACCTGGCCATCGAGGAGTTCGGAGAACTCACGGGCTCCGGCGCGGGCGTCATCGTCGCCGGTCGCGAGGGCGTCGGGAGCGCGTTCAACACCGACGGCATGCAGACGGGCGTCGCCGAACGGTAG
- the icd gene encoding isocitrate dehydrogenase (NADP(+)): MSYDQIEVPENGEKITLADEETGELSVPDNPIIPIIHGDGIGTDVGPAAQKVLDAAADATGRSIEWLRVYAGESAREKYDENLPEDTVQAIRDHRVAIKGPLTTPVGAGFRSLNVALRKKLDLYANVRPTYHLDGVPSPVKNPSAMDMVTFRENTEDVYAGIEWEAGTDEVQQVKEFVEDEMGEDDVMHDGPIGIGIKPITEFGTKRLVREAIEYALENDRDSVTLVHKGNIMKFTEGAFRDWGYELAEEEFAEETITEDELWEEYDGEQPDDKVVVKDRIADNMLQQLLTRTDQYGVIATMNLNGDYMSDAAGAQIGGLGIAPGANFGEGLCLAEPVHGSAPKYAGEDKVNPTAMILSGRLMFEYMGWKDAGKLIRDAVEKTISEGDVTYDLERQIEGGNKLATSEFAEAVVENIETLS; this comes from the coding sequence ATGAGCTACGACCAGATCGAAGTTCCCGAGAACGGGGAGAAGATCACGCTCGCCGACGAGGAGACGGGCGAGCTGTCGGTTCCCGACAACCCGATTATCCCCATCATCCACGGCGACGGCATCGGCACGGACGTCGGTCCGGCCGCCCAGAAGGTACTCGACGCCGCCGCGGATGCGACCGGTCGCTCCATCGAGTGGCTCCGCGTGTACGCGGGCGAGTCCGCCCGCGAGAAGTACGACGAGAACCTGCCCGAGGACACGGTGCAGGCAATCAGGGACCACCGCGTCGCCATCAAAGGTCCGCTCACCACGCCCGTCGGCGCGGGCTTCCGCTCGCTCAACGTCGCGCTCCGAAAGAAGCTCGACCTCTACGCGAACGTCCGCCCGACGTACCACCTCGACGGCGTCCCGTCGCCCGTGAAGAACCCCTCGGCGATGGACATGGTCACGTTCCGGGAGAACACCGAGGACGTGTACGCCGGCATCGAGTGGGAGGCCGGCACCGACGAGGTTCAGCAGGTCAAGGAGTTCGTCGAGGACGAGATGGGCGAGGACGACGTGATGCACGACGGCCCCATCGGCATCGGCATCAAGCCCATCACCGAGTTCGGGACGAAGCGGCTGGTCCGCGAGGCCATCGAGTACGCCCTCGAGAACGACCGCGACTCGGTCACCCTCGTCCACAAGGGTAACATCATGAAGTTCACCGAGGGCGCGTTCCGTGACTGGGGCTACGAACTCGCAGAGGAGGAGTTCGCCGAGGAGACCATCACCGAGGACGAACTCTGGGAGGAGTACGACGGCGAGCAGCCCGACGACAAGGTCGTCGTCAAGGACCGCATCGCCGACAACATGCTCCAGCAGCTCCTGACGCGGACCGACCAGTACGGCGTCATCGCGACGATGAACCTGAACGGCGACTACATGTCCGACGCCGCCGGCGCGCAGATCGGCGGACTCGGCATCGCCCCCGGCGCGAACTTCGGCGAGGGCCTCTGCCTCGCGGAACCCGTCCACGGGTCCGCGCCCAAGTACGCGGGCGAGGACAAGGTGAACCCGACGGCGATGATCCTCTCCGGCCGCCTCATGTTCGAGTACATGGGCTGGAAGGACGCCGGGAAGCTCATCCGCGACGCCGTCGAGAAGACCATCTCCGAGGGCGACGTGACGTACGACCTCGAACGGCAGATCGAGGGCGGCAACAAACTCGCCACGAGCGAGTTCGCCGAGGCCGTCGTCGAGAACATCGAAACGCTCTCGTAG